A single region of the Marinobacter salinisoli genome encodes:
- the ettA gene encoding energy-dependent translational throttle protein EttA has protein sequence MAQYVYTMNRVGKVVPPKREILKDISLSFFPGAKIGVLGLNGAGKSTLLRIMAGVDQDYIGEARPQPGINVGYLPQEPELDDSKTVKEIVDEAVSGVHDALAELDKVYAAYAEPDADFDALAKKQGELEAYIQATDGHDIERKMEVAADALRLPAWDQPVKNLSGGERRRVALCRLLLSGPDMLLLDEPTNHLDAESVAWLERFLHDYEGTVVAITHDRYFLDNVAGWILELDRGHGIPFEGNYSQWLENKEKRLEMEAKQEAAHQKAIKHELEWVRSNAKGRQSKSKARLSRFEEMSSQEFQKRNETNELYIPPGPRLGDKVIEVDGISKSFDDRLLYENVSFNVPPGAIVGIIGGNGAGKSTLFRMISGKDQPDSGSITVGETVKLAYVDQMRDLEGDKTVWEELSDGQDIIKVGNYETPSRAYVGRFNFKGSDQQKRVGDLSGGERNRLHLAKLLKEGGNVLLLDEPTNDLDVETLRALEEALLNFPGAALVISHDRWFLDRVATHILAFEDDGEVVYFEGNFNEYDEDHKKRKGDSAMVPQRMKYKKLA, from the coding sequence ATGGCCCAATACGTATACACCATGAACCGCGTGGGCAAAGTGGTTCCGCCCAAGCGTGAAATTCTCAAAGACATTTCTCTGAGCTTCTTCCCAGGCGCCAAGATTGGTGTGCTGGGTCTGAACGGTGCCGGTAAATCCACCCTGCTGCGGATCATGGCGGGTGTGGACCAGGATTACATCGGCGAGGCACGCCCTCAGCCAGGCATTAACGTCGGCTACCTGCCGCAGGAGCCGGAACTGGACGACAGCAAGACCGTCAAGGAAATCGTCGACGAAGCCGTATCTGGCGTGCACGATGCCCTGGCCGAGCTGGACAAGGTTTACGCCGCCTACGCCGAGCCGGATGCCGACTTCGACGCACTGGCCAAGAAGCAAGGTGAACTGGAAGCCTATATCCAGGCCACCGACGGCCATGACATTGAGCGCAAAATGGAAGTGGCGGCCGACGCGCTGCGCCTGCCGGCCTGGGATCAGCCGGTGAAAAACCTGTCGGGTGGTGAACGCCGCCGCGTGGCCCTGTGCCGCCTGCTGCTTTCGGGCCCGGACATGCTGCTGCTGGACGAGCCTACCAACCATCTGGACGCCGAATCCGTCGCGTGGCTGGAGCGCTTCCTGCACGACTACGAAGGCACCGTGGTAGCCATCACCCACGACCGTTACTTCCTGGACAACGTCGCCGGCTGGATTCTGGAACTGGACCGGGGCCACGGCATTCCGTTCGAGGGCAACTACAGCCAGTGGCTGGAGAACAAAGAGAAGCGCTTGGAGATGGAAGCCAAGCAGGAGGCTGCCCACCAGAAGGCCATCAAGCACGAACTGGAATGGGTGCGCTCCAACGCCAAGGGCCGACAGTCCAAGAGCAAGGCCCGCCTGTCTCGCTTCGAGGAAATGTCCTCGCAGGAATTCCAGAAGCGTAACGAAACCAACGAGCTTTACATTCCACCCGGACCGCGCCTGGGCGACAAGGTCATCGAAGTGGACGGCATCAGCAAGTCCTTCGACGACCGCCTGCTCTATGAAAATGTCTCGTTCAACGTACCGCCCGGCGCGATTGTCGGCATCATCGGCGGCAACGGCGCCGGTAAGTCCACCCTGTTCCGCATGATCTCCGGCAAAGACCAGCCTGACAGCGGCTCCATTACCGTGGGCGAGACGGTCAAACTGGCCTACGTGGATCAGATGCGCGATCTCGAAGGCGACAAAACCGTCTGGGAAGAACTGAGCGACGGCCAGGACATCATCAAGGTCGGCAACTACGAAACCCCGTCCCGGGCCTATGTTGGCCGCTTCAACTTCAAGGGCTCCGACCAGCAGAAGCGGGTTGGCGACCTGTCCGGTGGTGAGCGCAACCGCCTGCACCTGGCCAAGCTGCTGAAAGAAGGCGGCAACGTTCTGCTGCTGGACGAACCGACCAACGACCTGGACGTGGAAACCCTGCGCGCCTTGGAAGAAGCCCTGCTCAACTTCCCCGGCGCAGCCCTGGTAATCTCGCACGACCGCTGGTTCCTGGACCGGGTCGCCACCCACATCCTGGCGTTCGAGGATGATGGTGAAGTGGTGTACTTCGAAGGTAACTTCAACGAATACGACGAAGACCACAAGAAGCGCAAGGGTGACTCCGCGATGGTGCCCCAGCGCATGAAGTACAAGAAGCTGGCCTGA
- the glyA gene encoding serine hydroxymethyltransferase has protein sequence MFNRDMKIAGFDDELWNAMQAEEKRQEVHIELIASENYTSPRVMEAQGSVLTNKYAEGYPGKRYYGGCEFVDIAEELAIDRAKQLFGAAYANVQPHSGSQANSAVFMALLKPGDTVLGMSLAHGGHLTHGASVNFSGKIYSAVQYGLNPDTGLIDYDEVEALALEHKPRMIIAGFSAYSQELDFARFREIADKVGAYLFVDMAHVAGLVAAGVYPDPVPHAHVVATTTHKTLRGPRGGLILACDDADLQKKLNSAVFPGGQGGPLMHVIAAKAICFKEAMSDEFKAYQQQVVKNAGAMAQVFVERGYDVVSGGTKNHLFLLSLIKQDITGKDADAALGRAHITVNKNAVPNDPRSPFVTSGLRIGTPAITTRGFGESECRDLAGWICDILDNMGDESVIERVREQVEAVCARFPVYG, from the coding sequence ATGTTTAACCGTGATATGAAAATCGCCGGCTTTGACGATGAACTCTGGAACGCCATGCAGGCGGAAGAGAAGCGTCAGGAAGTTCACATCGAACTGATTGCGTCGGAGAACTACACCAGCCCGCGCGTAATGGAAGCCCAGGGCAGCGTTCTGACCAACAAGTACGCTGAAGGCTATCCGGGCAAGCGCTACTACGGTGGCTGCGAATTCGTGGATATCGCGGAAGAGCTGGCCATCGATCGCGCCAAACAGCTTTTCGGCGCGGCTTACGCCAACGTGCAGCCCCATTCCGGCTCCCAGGCCAACTCGGCGGTGTTCATGGCTCTGCTCAAACCGGGTGATACCGTGCTGGGTATGAGCCTGGCTCACGGCGGCCACCTGACGCACGGTGCCAGCGTTAATTTCTCCGGCAAGATCTACAGCGCGGTGCAGTACGGCCTGAATCCGGACACCGGGCTGATCGACTACGACGAAGTGGAAGCCCTGGCGCTTGAGCACAAGCCGCGGATGATCATTGCTGGCTTCTCTGCGTATTCTCAGGAGCTGGACTTTGCCCGGTTCCGTGAGATTGCCGACAAGGTCGGCGCGTACCTCTTTGTCGACATGGCCCACGTGGCTGGCCTGGTTGCGGCGGGCGTATACCCGGATCCGGTGCCTCACGCCCACGTGGTGGCGACCACCACCCACAAGACGCTGCGTGGTCCTCGCGGTGGCCTGATTCTGGCCTGCGACGACGCCGATTTGCAGAAGAAACTGAACTCGGCCGTATTCCCCGGTGGCCAGGGCGGCCCGCTGATGCACGTGATCGCGGCCAAGGCGATATGCTTTAAAGAAGCCATGAGCGACGAGTTCAAGGCGTACCAGCAGCAGGTGGTCAAGAACGCCGGCGCCATGGCGCAGGTCTTCGTTGAGCGCGGTTATGACGTGGTATCCGGTGGCACCAAAAACCACCTGTTCCTGCTGAGCCTGATCAAACAGGACATCACCGGTAAAGATGCCGATGCCGCTCTGGGCCGCGCGCACATTACCGTGAACAAGAACGCCGTGCCCAACGATCCGCGCTCGCCGTTCGTCACCTCCGGTCTGCGTATCGGTACTCCGGCGATCACCACCCGAGGCTTTGGCGAGTCCGAGTGTCGTGACCTGGCCGGCTGGATCTGCGACATCCTCGACAACATGGGTGATGAATCCGTGATTGAACGGGTTCGTGAGCAGGTTGAGGCCGTGTGTGCCCGATTCCCGGTCTACGGCTAA
- the nrdR gene encoding transcriptional regulator NrdR: MHCPFCGEADTKVIDSRLVAEGDQVRRRRECLSCHERFTTFESAELVMPRVVKQDGVRQPFDEEKLRSGLMKALEKRPVSIEQIDAALNRIKHRLRATGEREVKSMQVGEEVMTELRQLDQVAYVRFASVYRSFQDINEFKEEIERLSEANGEHPVDVAKALADNRAPKGKA, encoded by the coding sequence ATGCATTGTCCGTTCTGTGGTGAAGCTGACACCAAGGTGATCGATTCCCGGCTGGTGGCCGAGGGTGATCAGGTTCGCCGCCGCAGGGAATGTCTGTCCTGTCACGAGCGTTTTACCACTTTTGAAAGCGCCGAACTGGTGATGCCCCGGGTGGTCAAACAGGATGGCGTCCGGCAGCCGTTTGACGAAGAGAAACTCCGGTCCGGCTTGATGAAAGCATTGGAAAAGCGGCCGGTCAGCATCGAGCAGATCGATGCCGCCCTGAACCGGATCAAACATCGCCTGCGGGCGACCGGTGAGCGCGAGGTCAAGTCCATGCAGGTGGGCGAGGAAGTGATGACCGAATTGCGTCAGCTGGATCAGGTGGCTTACGTCCGCTTCGCCTCGGTTTACCGGAGTTTTCAGGACATCAACGAATTCAAGGAAGAGATCGAACGCTTGTCAGAGGCGAATGGCGAACATCCCGTGGATGTGGCGAAGGCGCTGGCTGATAACCGCGCCCCGAAAGGCAAGGCATGA
- the ribD gene encoding bifunctional diaminohydroxyphosphoribosylaminopyrimidine deaminase/5-amino-6-(5-phosphoribosylamino)uracil reductase RibD yields the protein MNDASDRTLMARAVQLAWRGRYSTHPNPRVGCVIARGGEILGEGWHERAGEAHAEIRALSHAGPSARGATAYVTLEPCSHFGRTPPCARALIDAGVARVVVATKDPNPAVSGRGLELLREAGIQVQEGVLAEEAARLNPGFMKRMNTGRPFVRLKMAASLDGRTAMASGESQWITGPEARKDVQRLRATSDAILTGVGTVLADDPSLTVRRPELGDIGDATEPSRQPLRIIADRDARTPSSAKILQGGNVQLFCASSTLPTEPAQDLAALGVSINGVAWKDNGIDLSELLDALGELGINELLVEAGPTLAGTFIQEQLVDELWLYQAPVFMGSTGRPTAHIPLDSMADKVCWTVLDRRQVGEDQRLILARR from the coding sequence ATGAACGACGCTTCTGATCGAACCCTGATGGCTCGCGCGGTGCAGCTGGCGTGGCGCGGCCGCTATTCGACACACCCCAACCCCCGGGTCGGTTGTGTCATTGCCAGGGGGGGCGAGATTCTGGGCGAGGGCTGGCACGAACGCGCCGGAGAAGCCCATGCGGAAATCCGTGCGCTGAGCCACGCCGGTCCGTCGGCACGGGGGGCAACCGCTTATGTCACCCTGGAGCCGTGCAGTCACTTTGGTCGCACACCACCTTGCGCCCGGGCGTTGATTGATGCCGGAGTGGCGCGCGTGGTTGTCGCAACCAAGGATCCGAATCCGGCCGTATCGGGCCGGGGCCTGGAGTTGTTGCGCGAGGCCGGCATTCAGGTGCAGGAAGGCGTGCTGGCGGAAGAGGCTGCCAGGCTCAACCCCGGTTTCATGAAACGAATGAATACCGGACGGCCGTTTGTGCGGCTGAAGATGGCGGCCAGTCTGGACGGACGAACCGCGATGGCTTCCGGCGAGAGTCAGTGGATTACCGGCCCGGAAGCGCGTAAGGATGTTCAGCGCCTGCGGGCAACCAGTGATGCCATCCTGACCGGGGTGGGTACGGTTCTGGCCGATGATCCCTCGCTGACCGTAAGACGGCCCGAACTGGGAGACATCGGTGACGCAACCGAGCCCTCCCGTCAGCCGCTCAGGATCATTGCCGACCGGGATGCGCGTACACCGTCGTCCGCCAAGATTCTGCAAGGTGGAAACGTGCAGTTGTTTTGCGCGTCCTCGACCTTGCCGACCGAACCGGCACAGGATCTGGCAGCGCTGGGGGTGAGCATTAACGGCGTCGCCTGGAAAGACAACGGCATTGATTTGTCCGAGTTACTGGATGCACTGGGAGAGCTTGGCATTAATGAGTTGCTGGTAGAGGCCGGGCCAACTTTGGCCGGGACCTTTATTCAGGAGCAGCTGGTCGATGAGCTCTGGCTTTATCAGGCGCCGGTGTTCATGGGCAGTACCGGGCGTCCCACGGCTCATATTCCACTGGACAGCATGGCCGACAAGGTGTGTTGGACGGTTCTCGACCGACGTCAGGTGGGCGAAGACCAGCGCCTGATACTGGCGCGGCGCTAA
- the ribBA gene encoding bifunctional 3,4-dihydroxy-2-butanone-4-phosphate synthase/GTP cyclohydrolase II codes for MALNTIEDIIEDIRRGKMVILMDDEDRENEGDLVMAAEHCTPEAINFMARFGRGLICMPMTRDRCAQLGLPLMVQQNASGFGTKFTLSIEAKEGVTTGISAADRARTVQAAVARDAKASDLVQPGHIFPLMSDPGGVLSRAGHTEASCDLAALAGSEPAGVICEIMNDDGSMARREDLERFAEEHDLKIGTIADLIHYRTMNERTIECVEENELDTEYGVFKLRTYRDNIQGSTHLAMVMGDIREDEPAYVRVHITDTLRDLLGARRKDSRSWPLHRALEKVAAEGEGVVVLLNSGEDSYNLEDRIHDFFGEERGSAGKGSSGVYFTVGTGSQILRDVGVRKMRLLSPPIKFSAISGFDLEVVEYVPYTPE; via the coding sequence ATGGCACTGAATACCATCGAAGACATCATTGAAGATATTCGTCGGGGCAAGATGGTCATCCTGATGGATGACGAAGATCGTGAGAACGAAGGCGATCTGGTCATGGCGGCGGAACACTGTACTCCGGAAGCGATCAACTTTATGGCCCGCTTCGGGCGAGGGCTGATTTGCATGCCGATGACCCGTGACCGCTGTGCACAACTTGGCCTGCCGTTGATGGTTCAGCAGAATGCGTCGGGTTTTGGCACCAAATTCACCCTGTCGATCGAGGCAAAAGAAGGGGTGACCACCGGCATTTCCGCGGCAGACCGCGCCCGTACCGTGCAGGCCGCAGTGGCTCGTGATGCCAAGGCATCCGATCTGGTGCAGCCCGGCCATATTTTTCCGCTGATGTCCGATCCGGGTGGCGTACTGAGCCGGGCGGGGCATACCGAAGCCTCCTGCGACCTCGCCGCGCTGGCGGGTTCGGAGCCGGCTGGTGTGATTTGTGAAATCATGAACGATGACGGTTCCATGGCGCGTCGCGAAGATCTGGAACGGTTTGCCGAAGAGCATGACCTGAAGATTGGTACCATCGCCGACCTGATTCACTACCGCACCATGAATGAGCGCACCATTGAGTGCGTGGAAGAGAACGAGCTCGACACCGAATACGGTGTGTTCAAGCTGCGCACCTACCGGGACAACATCCAGGGTTCCACCCACCTGGCCATGGTGATGGGCGATATTCGTGAAGACGAGCCAGCCTACGTGCGCGTTCACATCACCGACACCCTGCGGGATTTGCTGGGCGCGCGCCGTAAAGACTCCCGCAGCTGGCCGCTGCATCGTGCACTGGAGAAAGTGGCCGCCGAAGGCGAGGGCGTCGTGGTCCTGCTGAACAGTGGCGAGGACAGCTACAATCTGGAAGATCGCATCCACGATTTTTTCGGAGAGGAGCGCGGCTCTGCCGGTAAAGGCAGCTCGGGCGTCTATTTTACCGTGGGAACGGGCTCGCAGATCCTGCGGGACGTGGGCGTTCGCAAAATGCGCCTGCTGAGCCCGCCCATCAAGTTTTCTGCTATTTCCGGGTTCGATCTGGAAGTGGTGGAGTATGTTCCCTACACCCCTGAATAA
- the ribH gene encoding 6,7-dimethyl-8-ribityllumazine synthase, with protein sequence MADIKVIEGDFTQCSGRYALVVGRFNGFVVESLVEGAVDTLRRHGISDDDIAIIRVPGAYEMPLAVKRVAETQDYDAIIALGAVIRGGTPHFDYVAGEASSGLGAVSLETDVPVAFGVLTVDSIEQAIERSGTKAGNKGGEAAVTALEMVSLFKKLGE encoded by the coding sequence ATGGCAGATATCAAAGTAATCGAAGGCGACTTTACTCAGTGCAGCGGTCGCTATGCGCTTGTTGTAGGCCGGTTTAACGGTTTTGTAGTTGAGAGCCTGGTGGAGGGTGCGGTGGATACCTTGCGTCGCCACGGTATCTCCGACGACGATATTGCGATCATCCGGGTGCCGGGTGCTTACGAAATGCCGCTGGCGGTCAAGCGTGTGGCGGAGACACAGGATTACGACGCAATCATCGCCCTGGGTGCGGTGATTCGTGGCGGCACGCCGCACTTCGACTATGTTGCCGGCGAAGCGTCGAGTGGTCTGGGTGCCGTGAGCCTGGAAACCGACGTTCCGGTCGCCTTCGGTGTTCTGACCGTTGATTCCATCGAGCAGGCCATTGAGCGCTCCGGCACCAAAGCCGGGAATAAGGGCGGGGAAGCCGCCGTAACCGCGCTGGAGATGGTCAGCCTGTTCAAGAAACTGGGTGAGTGA
- the nusB gene encoding transcription antitermination factor NusB, with the protein MNTTDDNTSGPAPGSKPKAGDRRRARALAMQGLYQRHFSKSSISDIEAEFMVDNDMTKVDLLYFRDLLRGVHREQGDLDSLIEPFLDRPLAEVDPIEMSIVRLGAYELKHRMDVPYKVVINEGIEMAKRFGGTEGHKFVNSVLDKLSRRLRLAETRAR; encoded by the coding sequence ATGAACACAACCGACGATAACACCTCCGGGCCAGCACCGGGCAGCAAGCCAAAGGCTGGAGACCGTCGCCGCGCTCGTGCGCTGGCGATGCAGGGGCTGTATCAGCGTCACTTCAGCAAGAGTTCCATTTCCGATATTGAAGCGGAGTTCATGGTCGACAACGACATGACCAAAGTCGACCTGCTGTATTTCCGTGACCTCCTGCGGGGTGTGCATCGGGAGCAGGGGGATCTGGATTCCCTGATCGAGCCGTTTCTTGATCGGCCGCTAGCTGAAGTGGATCCCATCGAAATGTCCATCGTGCGCCTGGGCGCCTACGAGCTCAAGCACCGGATGGACGTTCCCTACAAGGTCGTCATCAACGAAGGCATTGAGATGGCCAAGCGTTTCGGTGGTACCGAAGGGCACAAGTTCGTCAATAGTGTGCTGGACAAGCTGAGCCGTCGCCTGCGGCTTGCCGAGACACGCGCTCGCTAG
- the thiL gene encoding thiamine-phosphate kinase, whose product MGEFELIRRYFQPMAARLATPCLVLGPGDDCAIQRVPAGNDLVFSVDTLVEGVHFPEAYPSRILAWRALAAAASDLAAMGAHPVCFTLAMTLPEADEDWLSGFAEGLADAAANFGLALAGGDTTRGPLVLTIQVHGTVPEGRGLLRSGAEADDLVCVSGCLGDAGAALEYLTVSNPEDDVQSVLQRYHQPQPRLELGHQLIDVASSAIDISDGLKADLGHILAASGVGATIRAADIPVSSPLARLKGQQAVSYALHSGDDYELCVTLSPENWGRLPPNIRNQLTVIGVVEREPGLRIQGWQGAAGSNGFDHFRSMS is encoded by the coding sequence ATGGGTGAGTTCGAGCTGATCCGCCGCTATTTCCAGCCGATGGCGGCACGGCTTGCTACTCCCTGTCTGGTTCTGGGGCCCGGAGATGATTGCGCGATCCAGCGCGTGCCGGCCGGGAACGATCTCGTTTTTTCGGTGGATACTCTGGTAGAGGGGGTCCACTTCCCCGAAGCCTATCCCTCCCGTATTCTGGCCTGGCGAGCTCTGGCCGCAGCGGCCAGTGACCTGGCTGCTATGGGCGCACACCCTGTGTGCTTCACCCTGGCCATGACACTGCCGGAAGCTGACGAGGACTGGTTGTCGGGATTTGCCGAAGGCCTTGCCGATGCCGCCGCGAACTTTGGCCTGGCGCTGGCCGGCGGAGATACCACCCGGGGGCCTCTGGTGCTGACGATTCAGGTGCATGGCACCGTGCCGGAAGGCCGGGGGCTTCTGAGAAGCGGCGCCGAGGCTGACGATCTGGTGTGTGTGTCCGGTTGTCTCGGAGATGCGGGCGCGGCACTGGAATACCTGACGGTGAGCAATCCCGAGGATGATGTGCAATCGGTTTTGCAGCGCTACCATCAGCCCCAGCCCCGGCTGGAGCTGGGACATCAGCTGATTGATGTCGCCTCGTCTGCCATTGATATCTCGGATGGCCTGAAAGCCGATCTTGGACATATTCTGGCTGCTTCCGGTGTGGGAGCAACGATTCGCGCCGCGGACATTCCGGTGTCATCGCCATTGGCGCGACTCAAGGGCCAACAGGCGGTGAGCTACGCGCTGCACTCCGGCGACGATTACGAATTGTGTGTCACCCTCTCACCGGAAAACTGGGGCCGCTTGCCACCGAACATCCGAAACCAGTTGACGGTCATTGGCGTAGTAGAGCGCGAACCGGGGCTGAGAATTCAGGGCTGGCAGGGAGCTGCCGGCAGCAACGGATTTGATCATTTCAGGAGTATGTCATGA
- a CDS encoding phosphatidylglycerophosphatase A family protein — translation MTRESPAEEPEVPQVLLPPGFLKHPVHLLAFGFGSGATSRAPGTWGSLAAIPLWYAFAWLPAAAYWAVVLAAFLVGIWLCGKTAEDLKVHDHGGIVWDEFVGMWIALGLFPSNVIGVLMAFVLFRLFDIAKPWPIGWLDARLPGGLGIMFDDVVAGAMALVSLYAIDRWLIAGLA, via the coding sequence ATGACCCGGGAATCCCCCGCTGAGGAACCAGAGGTTCCACAGGTCCTGTTACCCCCCGGATTTCTGAAGCATCCGGTGCACCTTCTGGCCTTCGGCTTTGGAAGCGGCGCGACATCGCGGGCTCCCGGAACCTGGGGCAGTCTGGCCGCTATTCCCTTGTGGTACGCCTTTGCCTGGCTGCCGGCTGCGGCCTATTGGGCTGTTGTGTTAGCGGCGTTTCTGGTGGGCATCTGGTTGTGTGGAAAAACTGCAGAGGATCTGAAGGTTCACGACCACGGCGGCATTGTCTGGGATGAGTTTGTGGGCATGTGGATTGCCCTGGGCTTGTTTCCGTCCAACGTGATCGGTGTCTTGATGGCGTTTGTGCTCTTCCGCCTGTTTGATATTGCCAAGCCCTGGCCCATTGGCTGGCTGGACGCCCGGTTACCCGGAGGGCTCGGGATCATGTTTGATGACGTGGTTGCGGGGGCGATGGCGCTGGTCAGTCTGTACGCCATCGATCGGTGGTTAATCGCTGGGTTGGCGTAG
- a CDS encoding DUF6316 family protein produces the protein MESHRRTGEAGPAPFRSSRFFNVGSQWYFATREGFESGPFASRERAETGLRRFLHVVNLLPEDAVTH, from the coding sequence ATGGAATCCCATCGCAGAACCGGCGAAGCCGGCCCGGCACCATTCAGAAGCAGTCGTTTTTTCAATGTTGGCAGCCAGTGGTATTTCGCCACCCGAGAAGGGTTCGAGAGTGGCCCCTTCGCCAGTCGTGAACGGGCCGAGACAGGCCTTCGCCGCTTTCTTCACGTTGTTAATCTGCTGCCCGAAGACGCGGTTACCCACTGA
- a CDS encoding DUF2057 family protein → MRTFHISAELWRCLRAPIQGARGLVVALLALAITGCASSMSRVETWEGSPAGAADAATLKAPGEIQVSEVNGRTVGNFLMDDLALDYALLPGQNEVVFTYKTIWAKTEVVDNGESKVHVVESEPQVVRFDAQPNEVYTFLFDKPGTKVEAEQMAAAFSATVVGGEGAPVAKSSEWDPAQVAGRTPIPAATAAQISAGDASALDTLKAVWETASEEEKKAFLRWAFE, encoded by the coding sequence ATGCGTACCTTTCATATTTCGGCAGAGTTGTGGCGGTGCCTGCGGGCCCCGATTCAGGGTGCCCGGGGGCTTGTCGTTGCATTGCTGGCGCTGGCTATCACCGGTTGCGCGTCGAGCATGTCCCGTGTCGAGACCTGGGAAGGGAGCCCGGCTGGCGCGGCGGATGCCGCAACGCTCAAGGCGCCAGGGGAAATTCAGGTGTCAGAGGTGAACGGCCGCACCGTTGGCAATTTCCTGATGGATGACCTGGCACTGGATTACGCGCTGTTGCCCGGCCAGAACGAGGTTGTCTTTACGTACAAAACCATCTGGGCGAAGACGGAAGTGGTCGATAACGGTGAGTCCAAAGTGCACGTGGTCGAAAGTGAGCCTCAAGTGGTTCGTTTTGATGCCCAGCCCAACGAGGTGTATACGTTCCTGTTCGATAAGCCGGGCACCAAGGTTGAAGCCGAGCAGATGGCGGCGGCTTTCTCCGCAACGGTTGTAGGGGGCGAGGGTGCGCCTGTTGCCAAGTCCTCTGAGTGGGATCCGGCTCAGGTTGCCGGGCGTACGCCGATTCCCGCTGCCACGGCTGCCCAGATCAGTGCGGGTGATGCCAGCGCCCTCGACACGCTGAAGGCCGTGTGGGAGACCGCCTCAGAAGAAGAGAAGAAGGCCTTCCTGCGCTGGGCTTTCGAATAA